A window of Scomber scombrus chromosome 23, fScoSco1.1, whole genome shotgun sequence contains these coding sequences:
- the znf16l gene encoding zinc finger protein 16-like, giving the protein MSRKRNHSFAETNLSPELHGAFMEPPGSANRADTDFLELEPDEELLCSVSDITEHLGRNITAVLETALSDIRKMVSIRVRVLKMELREKTEEIEVLKARLETAQRDGRDPFTGVTSMESSSEAGFRKPELGSGTKHNREDPRRAKAIMPGVKKENIDAICDYLMKDKNSRGCADMEGDQSSQASGDRDARQESDPHSLNLWPESGMAGSGPGHGDSESATDDIFSMLPSGSKRIYDYEWIAPMEYSSDLKVMKDAESDNTPTGETEEDDEVDDEDESSRREGGLDQTQAPLSQIQPPDFSMEPQSSPGEGGSPLEGSTDRPEAGQQFPSHTYICSLCGTFCPDSVFLEEHIKLIHSDTAGAQALQALQSTSAGDGSSDSRRGGGGQNEGSTGPGAGAGLGISRVAGPVKKEIKIEGGYECGDCGRHFNYLGNLRQHQRIHTGEKPFMCPECGERFRHAARLKSHRLVHSGAQSPFPCPQCGKGFSVLSGLKRHQRVHTGESPYACPQCGRRFKELGNLYTHQRIHSGATPYCCQQCGRSFRHLGTYKSHRCTPAQ; this is encoded by the exons ATGAGTCGCAAAAGAAATCACAGTTTCGCTGAAACGAACCTGTCTCCTGAACTCCACGGCGCCTTCATGGAGCCTCCCGGGTCAGCGAACCGAGCCGACACCGATTTCCTGGAGCTGGAGCCCGACGAGGAGCTGCTCTGCTCGGTCAGCGACATAACCGAACACCTGGGTAGAAACATCACCGCGGTGCTGGAGACAGCGCTGTCTGACATCCGCAAAATGGTCAGCATTAGAGTACGAGTCCTGAAAATGGAGCTACGCGAGAAAACGGAAGAAATTGAGGTATTAAAAGCGAGGCTGGAGACAGCACAGAGGGATGGTAGAGACCCTTTCACCGGTGTTACCAGCATGGAGTCATCTTCAGAGGCTGGCTTCAGGAAACCAGAGCTCGGCTCCGGCACCAAGCACAACAGGGAAGACCCCCGCAGAGCCAAAGCTATCATGCCCGGCGTGAAGAAGGAAAATATAGATGCTATTTGTGACTATCTCATGAAGGACAAGAACTCGAGGGGCTGTGCAGATATGGAAGGAGACCAGAGCAGCCAAGCGAGCGGAGACAGGGACGCTCGCCAGGAATCGGATCCGCACTCCCTCAACCTGTGGCCGGAGAGCGGGATGGCTGGCTCCGGGCCTGGACACGGAGACTCAGAGTCAGCCACAGATGACATCTTCAGTATGCTTCCCTCTGGTAGTAAACGCATCTATGACTATGAGTGGATAGCACCTATGGAGTATTCTTCAGACCTGAAAG TGATGAAAGATGCTGAGAGTGACAACACACCGACCGGCGAGACAGAAGAAGACGACGAGGTCGATGATGAAGACGAGTCGTCGAGGAGGGAAGGGGGGCTGGACCAGACCCAGGCTCCGCTCTCACAAATCCAGCCCCCTGACTTCTCCATGGAGCCCCAGAGCTCTccaggggagggggggagtcCCCTGGAGGGCAGCACAGACAGGCCCGAGGCAG gccAGCAGTTCCCCAGCCACACCTACATCTGCTCTCTGTGTGGAACCTTCTGCCCTGACTCTGTGTTCCTGGAGGAAcatattaaactgatacactcAGACACAGCTGGCGCCCAGGCTCTGCAGGCGCTGCAGTCCACCTCTGCAGGGGACGGCAGCAGCGACTccaggaggggtggaggggggcaGAACGAGGGCAGCACAGGACCGGGGGCGGGTGCAGGTTTGGGCATCAGTCGGGTAGCAGGGCCTGTTAAAAAGGAGATTAAAATTGAGGGTGGATACGAGTGTGGGGACTGTGGCCGACATTTTAACTACCTGGGTAACCTGCGGCAGCACCAGCGTATCCACACAGGAGAGAAGCCCTTCATGTGTCCAGAGTGTGGGGAGAGGTTCCGCCACGCGGCCCGATTAAAAAGCCACAGGCTGGTTCACAGCGGCGCCCAGAGCCCCTTCCCCTGCCCCCAGTGTGGGAAAGGTTTCTCAGTGCTCTCCGGACTCAAGAGACACCAGCGGGTGCACACCGGAGAAAGCCCGTACGCCTGTCCGCAGTGTGGCCGGCGCTTTAAGGAGCTGGGAAACCTGTACACCCACCAGAGGATCCACAGCGGAGCCACGCCCTACTGCTGCCAGCAGTGTGGACGCAGCTTTCGCCACCTGGGAACCTACAAGAGCCACCGCTGCACACCTGCACAGTAA